A stretch of DNA from Myxococcota bacterium:
CGAGGAAGACAGCGAGTTTGCAGTAGCAATTCGCTGTGCTGTTATCGAAAATAGCACCTTGCATCTTTTTGGAGGCGCAGGAATCGTCCCTGGTTCGACGCCTGAGCATGAATGGGAAGAAATAGAGAATAAAATCGCTTTCTGGAGAGCTTTATTGTGACATTGCGTTATTTTTCTCCCATCGATCAAGAATTGCTTCAACGAGTTGGCGCACCCAAAGCTTTGGAGCGGGACCCTACTAGAGCGATCTATACCAATCGTAATTTAGACTTGTCTGCCATTAAAGCCGTTGGCTACGACATGGATTATACGCTGGCTAACTACCACAAAGAGCCCATGGAAAATCTGCAGTACAACATGACTGTAGAGTACCTGGTTAAAAAGCTCGGCTATCCTAAAGAGTTATATGCGCTGAATTATAACCCAAGCCTAAGCATTCGAGGTTTGGTGCTAGACAAGCGCTATGGCCACTTATTGAAAATGGACATGCACGGCCGCGTGTGGCGTGCTCAACATGGCTACAGACCTTTGGATTCAGTCGAAATAGACGGTATCTATAGAAACCACCGCATCAAGATGACGCAGGATTTTGCCTCGCTGGACACGCTTTTCGCTATGCCTGAAGCCTCGCTGTATTGCGATCTGGTGAACCACTTCAAAGACAAGTCGCTCAACTACGGCCGCATATTTGACGATATTAGGCATGCCATCGATACCATCCATTCGGACGATTCGCTCAAATCGGTGATTCGAGACAATTTAAGCACATACGTTGAATCGCATTCAGATATTGCGTTAACCCTGCATAAGACCCGTTCTTCGGGCAAAAAACTATTTCTGTTGACCAACAGCCATTGGGATTACACGCAAACCATCATGAGCTATCTGCTGGGCAACTGGATGAGCTATTTTGACTTTGTAATCACAGCCAGTCAAAAGCCAGCTTTCTTCACTGAGATGAACCCATTTAAACGCCTGCATGGCGAGCCGCAACATCAAATTTTTGAAGGCGGCAACATTCATGAATTCGAAAAAATGGCAGATGTTCGCGGCGAAGAGATTTTATATGTTGGCGATCATATCTACGGCGATATCGTTCGAAGCAAGAAAGAAACGCTGTGGCGCACCTGCCTGATCGTCGAAGAATTACCTAAAGAGCTTGAGCTTTCCATGCGCTATAACCCAGAGCTAGATAAGCTCGGCCGCATAGATACCGAGCGCTTGGAGCTGGGCAATGAAATCGGCCTGCACCGGGTCCTTTTGGCCTACTTAGACTCAGCCAAACTTGTCGCTGAAGCGGCTGCCGTTAGACGCGAGATGGAACAGGCCAAAAAGCACCTGGCTGATTTAGACAAAGAAATGGATGTGGTTCAAGATGCGCTGGAGCGCCGTTTTCATCCCTTCTGGGGTGAGCTTTTCCACGAGCATCATGATTTAAGTCGTTTCGGCGCTCAAGTTCGGTCGTATGCTTGTATCTATACGGGCAAAGTAACCAACTTTCTGCACTATAGTCCGCTGCACGGCTTTCGAAAAGAAGGCGAGTTGATGAGCCACGATCATCAGTTTAGAGCTTTGACATAAATGATCGACTTGCATTGCCATCTAGCTTATGGCGTTGACGATGGCGCTCAAACTCAGAGCGACTCTATCGCTTTGGCACTAGCGTTGGAGCAAGCTGGTGTCACTCATGTGGCTTGTACTTCGCATTTTCGCCGCGACAGAGCTTGGATGAATAACGCCTCGGTTCAAAAACAGATTCATAGTAAGTTAGACGCCTTGCTGGGCGATAAAGGGCCCATCAGAATTAAGGGCGCTGAACATTATCTGGACGAACTGCTATTGGAATCTTGTCGCAGTAAGCAAGCTGTACCTTACGAGTTGAATGGCAAACAAAGCTCTTGGATTTTGTTGGAGCTGCCCTATCAAACGCCACCGCCTAAGTTGATGGACGTTTTGTTCAGGATACAGACGACGGGATACAAGATCCTTTTGGCGCATTTGGAACGATTCCCTTATGTCTATGCCTATCCTGAAAAAGTAGAAGCCTTACGCAATGCCGGCTGCTTGATTCAGGTAAACCTAGGCTCTTTAGCTGGCGCTTACGGCAAAGAGTATCAACTCGCTGCGGAAAAGCTTTTGAAGGGCGGCCAGGTGGATGTTTTGGCCGGTGACTGTCACCACGCTGATGATGTTGGGCGGTTTATCGTGGAAGGCTTGAAAGCGGCGAAGGGCTTAATCGGTGGGGCCGACCTAAGAAGACTAACCGTAGACAACCCCAGTGAAATTGTAGGCCTGTAACATCGTCAGGCGCTTGGGGCATTTAAGGATGCGGGGTCTAACGGCTTTGGTCTAATCGTTCGACCTGGTAGCTTCATCATGAATTTGCCGAATTTGCGTGTT
This window harbors:
- a CDS encoding HAD-IG family 5'-nucleotidase → MTLRYFSPIDQELLQRVGAPKALERDPTRAIYTNRNLDLSAIKAVGYDMDYTLANYHKEPMENLQYNMTVEYLVKKLGYPKELYALNYNPSLSIRGLVLDKRYGHLLKMDMHGRVWRAQHGYRPLDSVEIDGIYRNHRIKMTQDFASLDTLFAMPEASLYCDLVNHFKDKSLNYGRIFDDIRHAIDTIHSDDSLKSVIRDNLSTYVESHSDIALTLHKTRSSGKKLFLLTNSHWDYTQTIMSYLLGNWMSYFDFVITASQKPAFFTEMNPFKRLHGEPQHQIFEGGNIHEFEKMADVRGEEILYVGDHIYGDIVRSKKETLWRTCLIVEELPKELELSMRYNPELDKLGRIDTERLELGNEIGLHRVLLAYLDSAKLVAEAAAVRREMEQAKKHLADLDKEMDVVQDALERRFHPFWGELFHEHHDLSRFGAQVRSYACIYTGKVTNFLHYSPLHGFRKEGELMSHDHQFRALT
- a CDS encoding CpsB/CapC family capsule biosynthesis tyrosine phosphatase, which produces MIDLHCHLAYGVDDGAQTQSDSIALALALEQAGVTHVACTSHFRRDRAWMNNASVQKQIHSKLDALLGDKGPIRIKGAEHYLDELLLESCRSKQAVPYELNGKQSSWILLELPYQTPPPKLMDVLFRIQTTGYKILLAHLERFPYVYAYPEKVEALRNAGCLIQVNLGSLAGAYGKEYQLAAEKLLKGGQVDVLAGDCHHADDVGRFIVEGLKAAKGLIGGADLRRLTVDNPSEIVGL